Proteins encoded in a region of the Halorhabdus tiamatea SARL4B genome:
- the tnpC gene encoding IS66 family transposase, translated as MGSLNRDNLTKEELFSRFLQLEQRVEEVEQENAQLREKLQEKDERIEELETRLRKYENPHTPPSKRRSGTDESPTSQDDEDDDLRTDGGTPGRKDGHDPEWRSTADPDEEIEVTCDRCPECGDHFDESVGVSPRLVEEIPDPQPPEITRYNRHYYQCDSCGTETVAAHPDCPDEGQFGVNVIAQSALSRYDHRLPYRKIADRFEQLHGLELSGASAWHATERAARAGRCEYEQIRQEILDADVVHIDETGIKRDGEQAWIWTFQTVQHTLYAVRESRGSDVPAEVLGEDFAGTVVCDGWTAYPAFSSNLQRCWAHILREAEDAAEKQAEGEPIYQALRQVYVALQARLESDPSPRERANLQRVARRELESLIDRSVPDGPVATLLGKIEGGLDHWLTFVGEPAVSPTNNAAENALREPVVLRKIIGTLRNERGMFVHETVLSLLATWRQQGRNPYEELRRVVSNNEMISRAHAVPAVETSG; from the coding sequence GTGGGATCTTTGAACAGAGATAATCTCACCAAAGAGGAGTTGTTCTCCCGGTTTTTACAACTTGAACAACGAGTCGAAGAGGTTGAACAAGAGAACGCACAGCTTCGAGAGAAGTTACAAGAGAAAGACGAGCGGATCGAAGAACTCGAAACACGTCTTCGCAAATACGAGAATCCGCACACTCCACCCAGCAAGCGACGGTCGGGGACCGACGAGTCCCCGACCTCGCAAGATGACGAAGACGACGATCTCCGAACTGACGGTGGCACTCCCGGTCGGAAAGACGGTCACGATCCGGAGTGGCGTTCTACAGCTGATCCCGACGAAGAAATCGAAGTCACCTGTGACCGTTGTCCCGAGTGTGGCGACCACTTCGACGAGTCGGTGGGCGTCAGCCCCCGACTCGTCGAGGAGATCCCTGATCCGCAGCCCCCAGAGATCACCCGGTACAACCGCCACTACTACCAGTGCGATTCCTGTGGAACAGAGACAGTTGCGGCTCACCCCGACTGCCCCGATGAGGGGCAGTTCGGGGTGAACGTCATCGCTCAATCAGCTCTGTCACGGTACGATCACCGCCTTCCTTACCGGAAGATCGCTGATCGCTTCGAGCAACTACACGGACTCGAACTCTCGGGTGCATCCGCGTGGCACGCGACCGAGCGCGCTGCACGCGCCGGTCGCTGTGAGTACGAGCAGATCCGTCAAGAGATTCTGGATGCTGACGTGGTTCACATCGACGAGACAGGCATCAAACGCGACGGTGAACAGGCATGGATTTGGACGTTTCAGACCGTCCAACATACGTTGTACGCGGTCAGGGAGAGTCGTGGAAGTGATGTTCCCGCGGAAGTCCTCGGCGAGGACTTCGCGGGAACGGTGGTCTGTGACGGGTGGACGGCGTACCCAGCTTTCAGCAGCAACCTCCAGCGGTGCTGGGCGCACATTCTTCGAGAGGCTGAAGACGCCGCGGAAAAGCAGGCGGAAGGTGAACCGATCTACCAGGCTCTCAGACAGGTATACGTCGCTCTCCAGGCCCGGCTGGAGAGCGACCCAAGTCCTCGTGAGAGAGCAAACCTCCAGCGTGTGGCGCGAAGAGAGCTTGAATCGCTGATTGACCGGTCAGTACCCGACGGACCAGTGGCAACACTGCTCGGGAAGATCGAAGGAGGTCTCGACCACTGGCTCACCTTCGTCGGTGAGCCAGCGGTCTCTCCGACAAACAATGCCGCAGAGAACGCGCTTCGGGAGCCAGTAGTTCTCCGGAAAATCATCGGAACGCTCCGTAATGAACGAGGAATGTTCGTTCACGAGACGGTCTTGTCCCTGCTGGCGACGTGGCGCCAGCAGGGACGCAATCCATACGAAGAGCTTCGTCGAGTCGTCAGCAACAATGAAATGATCTCACGGGCTCACGCTGTGCCGGCTGTCGAGACCTCGGGGTAA
- a CDS encoding AAA family ATPase, with the protein MKLKTLTFENFRQFREGQIEFSTEADNNVTAIHGQNGAGKSTILNAFTWALYDEVNFDTGHDHLVNQGAMAEAETGETIRVAVTLEFEHDGQDYEAIRWAQYQKENSADLRGSRMDSGVDVTCWDSSGVRSTPSNPENRLRQILPERLSNLFFFDGEDIDELAGIDNQEQIKESIQNIMGLTILERSIRHLEDVESRFESEMQEYGSDELSDLIDRKQELKQKTEDKEQKQSDTQQIIKKLDGEIRTIEQKLSKLEETAALQEQRQEYESKKEDREAEIEEINDKIRSKISDSGFLTFAMPAIQDTAQDIDELREKGLIPSELSNRFVDDLLDRGECICGRPLQPNTDPYSAVDSWKSEMSNEGVDQAALRLIAHLDQISEQRSTFFEEIESLVDKRKEVQKDVDQLTEKIDEIGRELEEMDAPTGRDQETPQELEQARKEKEQEQQAARHEAAKLEQQIEDIQEKKEEVESEIDEAREKQSQAQTARRRWKAAQLIRKELEASFEQLQDKVREWADQLIDETFTSIAAHKDLEAEITDEFHLKIWKEVGNQTIELEKSTGERQIASLAFIGSLVSIAKQRYESDTDSPYFTGGIYPIVMDSPFGALDKDHRRHVGQIIPELGEQVIVLVTDSQWDGPVAEEMERIAGAQYQLDFNPGDGTKTYPETEIVNEQAATATGE; encoded by the coding sequence ATGAAACTCAAGACACTCACTTTCGAGAACTTTCGACAGTTCCGTGAGGGACAAATTGAGTTCTCGACCGAAGCCGACAACAACGTAACGGCCATCCACGGCCAAAACGGTGCTGGGAAATCGACAATACTCAATGCTTTTACCTGGGCTTTGTATGACGAAGTCAACTTCGACACTGGTCATGACCATCTAGTGAACCAAGGGGCGATGGCTGAAGCTGAGACGGGTGAAACAATCCGTGTCGCGGTCACGCTCGAGTTCGAACACGATGGCCAGGACTACGAAGCGATCCGGTGGGCACAGTACCAGAAGGAGAACAGTGCGGACCTTCGGGGCAGCCGTATGGATTCGGGGGTAGATGTGACCTGCTGGGACAGCTCTGGGGTACGATCGACGCCAAGTAACCCTGAAAACCGGCTTCGCCAGATCCTCCCTGAGCGACTCAGCAATCTCTTCTTTTTCGATGGTGAGGATATCGATGAGCTCGCTGGGATCGACAATCAGGAACAAATCAAAGAGTCGATCCAGAATATCATGGGCCTCACAATCTTGGAGCGGTCAATCCGCCATCTGGAGGATGTCGAAAGCCGCTTCGAGTCGGAAATGCAGGAATACGGCAGCGACGAGCTATCCGATTTAATCGATCGGAAACAGGAGCTCAAACAAAAAACCGAGGACAAAGAGCAAAAGCAGTCTGACACGCAGCAGATCATCAAAAAGCTCGACGGCGAGATTCGAACCATCGAACAAAAATTATCCAAGTTAGAGGAGACGGCAGCGCTACAAGAGCAGCGTCAGGAATACGAATCCAAGAAGGAAGATCGAGAAGCAGAAATCGAAGAGATCAATGACAAAATTCGGTCGAAGATCTCTGACTCTGGATTTCTAACCTTCGCAATGCCTGCGATTCAAGATACAGCGCAGGACATCGATGAGCTCAGAGAGAAAGGGCTCATCCCGTCAGAACTCAGCAACCGGTTCGTCGACGACCTGCTTGATCGGGGCGAGTGTATCTGCGGGAGGCCGTTGCAACCGAATACTGACCCATACAGTGCCGTCGATTCCTGGAAATCGGAGATGAGTAATGAAGGAGTCGATCAGGCGGCTCTGCGGCTTATCGCGCATCTTGACCAGATTTCGGAGCAGCGGTCGACGTTCTTCGAGGAGATCGAATCTCTCGTCGATAAGCGAAAGGAAGTCCAGAAGGACGTCGACCAACTCACAGAGAAAATTGACGAAATCGGTCGCGAACTGGAGGAGATGGACGCACCAACCGGTCGGGACCAAGAAACGCCCCAAGAACTTGAACAAGCTCGTAAAGAGAAAGAACAAGAGCAGCAGGCGGCGCGTCACGAGGCGGCGAAATTGGAACAGCAAATCGAGGATATTCAGGAGAAAAAAGAAGAAGTCGAGAGCGAGATCGACGAGGCACGGGAGAAACAGAGTCAGGCCCAGACTGCGCGCCGGCGATGGAAGGCAGCGCAGCTCATCCGGAAGGAACTCGAAGCGTCATTCGAACAATTACAAGATAAGGTTCGCGAATGGGCCGATCAGTTGATTGACGAGACTTTCACTTCGATCGCGGCACACAAAGACCTCGAAGCTGAAATTACCGACGAATTCCACCTCAAAATCTGGAAGGAAGTGGGGAATCAGACGATCGAACTTGAGAAATCAACCGGTGAGCGCCAGATCGCCAGTCTCGCCTTTATCGGCAGTCTCGTCAGCATCGCAAAGCAGCGCTATGAATCCGACACCGATTCACCCTATTTCACTGGTGGTATCTACCCGATTGTGATGGACTCCCCGTTCGGAGCACTCGACAAAGATCACCGTCGCCATGTCGGGCAAATCATCCCGGAGTTGGGAGAGCAAGTTATTGTACTCGTGACCGACTCACAGTGGGACGGGCCAGTTGCTGAAGAGATGGAACGGATTGCAGGTGCACAGTACCAGCTGGACTTTAATCCTGGCGATGGGACCAAGACGTATCCCGAAACCGAGATCGTTAACGAGCAAGCTGCCACAGCTACAGGAGAGTGA